In Pseudomonas rhizosphaerae, one DNA window encodes the following:
- the clsB gene encoding cardiolipin synthase ClsB: MSEQWRDNNEIQLLINGEEFFPAVFEAIAQAREEVLIETFILYEDEVGKNLQQVLIEAAQRGVRVEVLVDGYGTAELSTQFLRELADAGVQLLAFDPQPRVMGVRTNLFRRLHRKIAVIDGEIGFVGGINYSSDHLADSGEPMAKQDYAVRVRGPIVADLHRATLALLDRTSKVVRSRAPWRSRSPSPDADSASARMMLSIRDNDQHTTDIEEQYLKAIRGARERIIIANAYFFPGYRFLRELRNAARRGVDVTLILQGMPDMPLVRLCSRLLYNYLLRDGVVIREYCQRPLHGKVAVIDREWSTVGSSNLDPLSLSLNLEGNLIIKDRRFNERLHDHLEELASSTCKSISLQRVLRGYWWRAPIIFLTFHFLRHFPAMVGFIPAHSPKLVPLIDVEPQHCQAPLLDRKETV, from the coding sequence ATGAGCGAGCAATGGCGTGACAACAACGAAATCCAGCTGCTGATCAATGGCGAGGAGTTCTTCCCGGCCGTTTTCGAGGCCATTGCCCAGGCCCGCGAAGAGGTGTTGATCGAAACCTTCATCCTCTACGAGGACGAAGTGGGCAAGAATCTTCAACAAGTACTGATCGAGGCAGCGCAACGCGGCGTGCGCGTGGAAGTGCTGGTAGACGGTTATGGCACGGCCGAGCTGAGCACACAGTTCCTGCGCGAACTGGCCGACGCCGGCGTGCAATTGCTGGCGTTCGACCCGCAGCCGCGGGTGATGGGTGTGCGGACCAACCTGTTTCGCCGCCTGCATCGCAAGATCGCCGTCATCGACGGGGAAATCGGTTTCGTTGGCGGCATCAACTACAGCTCCGATCACTTGGCCGACTCCGGCGAGCCGATGGCCAAGCAGGATTACGCGGTGCGCGTCCGTGGCCCCATCGTGGCGGATCTGCACCGGGCCACCTTGGCCCTGCTCGATCGCACCAGCAAGGTCGTGCGCAGCCGCGCGCCCTGGCGCTCGCGCAGTCCTTCGCCGGACGCCGACAGCGCCAGTGCGCGGATGATGCTGAGCATCCGCGACAACGACCAGCACACTACCGACATCGAGGAGCAGTACCTCAAGGCCATTCGTGGCGCACGCGAACGCATCATCATTGCCAACGCCTATTTCTTCCCCGGCTACCGCTTCCTGCGCGAACTGCGCAACGCGGCCCGCCGCGGCGTGGACGTGACGCTGATCCTGCAGGGCATGCCCGACATGCCGCTGGTACGCCTGTGCTCGCGGCTGCTCTATAACTACCTGCTGCGCGACGGCGTGGTCATCCGCGAATACTGCCAGCGGCCGCTGCATGGCAAGGTCGCGGTGATCGACCGGGAATGGTCGACGGTGGGTTCCAGCAACCTGGACCCGCTGAGCCTGTCGTTGAACCTGGAAGGCAACCTGATCATCAAGGACCGCCGCTTCAACGAACGTCTGCACGATCACCTGGAGGAACTGGCGAGCAGCACCTGCAAGTCGATCAGTCTGCAACGCGTACTGCGCGGCTACTGGTGGCGTGCGCCGATCATCTTTCTCACCTTCCACTTCCTGCGTCACTTTCCGGCGATGGTCGGGTTCATTCCGGCGCATTCGCCCAAGCTGGTGCCGTTGATCGATGTCGAGCCGCAGCATTGCCAGGCGCCGCTGCTGGATCGCAAGGAGACGGTATGA
- a CDS encoding MFS transporter has product MASATGTAVEYYEFSIYGYMATIIAPLFFPGDNPAAALLATLAVFGIAFVIRPIGGVLLGRLADRIGRRRVLLSTVIGMGTATALIGVLPTTAQIGLAAPVLLVLLRLSQGFFAGGEVVGAAAFVAESSPNGRRGFFGAFTPLGVAVGGALGAIVCGITTGLLSAEQLQAWGWRIPFFLSIPLVIFSFHMRHNVEETPEFKAFLAKDKPPVAPVREVFGKNLPALLRVIVFASAQNAGYFIGMVFMNIYLTTYLHFDKSKVYWVIAVISLCMAAMMPFWGGLSDRIGRRKALAIGFVGYAVLVVPMMMLMDSGSLWIAALAMFVATLPMPIVQSVGYPTYAEQFPTRVRYTAMAISINLGAILGGGITPYVVTSIITRTGNLLVPGYFMAGAAVCALLAILTLRETSKGNLLR; this is encoded by the coding sequence ATGGCTTCGGCGACTGGCACTGCGGTGGAATATTACGAGTTCAGCATCTACGGCTACATGGCGACCATCATCGCGCCCCTGTTCTTTCCCGGTGACAATCCGGCTGCGGCCCTGCTTGCCACCCTGGCGGTGTTCGGCATCGCCTTCGTCATACGCCCGATCGGTGGCGTACTGCTGGGCCGTCTGGCCGACCGTATCGGACGACGTCGGGTGCTGCTCAGTACCGTGATCGGCATGGGCACCGCCACGGCGCTGATTGGGGTGCTGCCCACCACCGCGCAGATCGGCCTCGCCGCCCCTGTGTTGCTGGTGCTGTTGCGCTTGTCCCAAGGTTTCTTCGCCGGCGGCGAAGTGGTGGGGGCTGCGGCGTTCGTGGCGGAGTCTTCGCCCAATGGCCGCCGTGGTTTCTTCGGCGCGTTCACCCCGCTGGGGGTCGCCGTCGGCGGGGCGCTGGGGGCGATCGTCTGCGGTATCACCACCGGGCTACTCAGCGCCGAGCAGTTGCAGGCCTGGGGCTGGCGCATTCCGTTCTTTCTGTCCATCCCGCTGGTGATCTTCTCGTTCCATATGCGTCACAACGTCGAAGAAACGCCGGAGTTCAAGGCCTTCCTGGCCAAGGACAAGCCGCCGGTTGCGCCGGTTAGGGAAGTGTTCGGCAAGAATCTGCCGGCGCTGTTACGGGTCATCGTGTTCGCTTCTGCGCAGAATGCCGGCTATTTCATCGGAATGGTGTTCATGAACATCTACCTGACCACCTACCTGCATTTCGACAAGTCCAAGGTCTACTGGGTGATTGCAGTGATCAGCCTGTGCATGGCGGCGATGATGCCGTTCTGGGGCGGCTTGTCGGATCGTATCGGTCGGCGCAAGGCCTTGGCCATCGGTTTCGTCGGCTACGCCGTGCTGGTGGTGCCGATGATGATGCTGATGGACAGCGGCAGCCTGTGGATCGCGGCGCTGGCGATGTTTGTCGCCACCCTGCCCATGCCGATCGTGCAATCGGTGGGGTACCCCACCTACGCCGAGCAATTCCCGACTCGCGTGCGCTACACGGCGATGGCGATCAGCATCAACCTGGGTGCGATCCTGGGAGGCGGGATCACACCCTATGTGGTGACCTCGATCATCACCCGGACCGGCAATCTGCTGGTACCGGGCTACTTCATGGCGGGCGCGGCAGTGTGTGCGCTGCTGGCCATCCTGACCTTGCGGGAAACGTCCAAGGGCAATCTGCTCAGATAG
- a CDS encoding LysR family transcriptional regulator, with protein sequence MITLRQLLALHWIERLGTFERAADHLSTTQSAISKRVQELEASTGMQLFDRSQRGARLTSAGEELLVIAREMLNLAERIDSLKEGTQVVNRRLRLGVTELTAWTWLPRLITRLVEDFPGLTIEPEVDMSRNLHERLMDDMIDLIIIPDTFTAPEVSSIALGKVENAWMAAPGLIAHEGVLDLAELAKYPMLVQGKKSGSGLFVNKWLRTLGIDLPKTLSSDSLTAMLGLTAAGLGVTYLPLECFRPLVDEGKLTIIRTNPELPPVPYMAMYRNDRPSAFMTEVAALAVELCDFTRQLQR encoded by the coding sequence ATGATCACATTGCGTCAACTGCTTGCCTTGCACTGGATCGAGCGTCTGGGTACGTTCGAGCGCGCTGCTGACCATTTGAGCACGACTCAATCGGCCATCTCCAAACGTGTCCAGGAGCTCGAGGCTTCGACGGGTATGCAGCTGTTCGATCGCTCGCAACGCGGCGCCAGGTTGACCAGCGCTGGCGAGGAGCTGCTGGTGATAGCGCGAGAAATGCTCAACCTTGCCGAGCGTATCGACTCGCTCAAGGAAGGCACGCAAGTGGTCAACCGACGGCTGAGGCTGGGTGTCACCGAACTCACGGCATGGACCTGGCTGCCGCGACTGATCACCCGATTGGTGGAGGATTTTCCCGGTCTCACCATCGAACCGGAAGTCGACATGAGCCGCAACCTCCATGAAAGACTCATGGACGACATGATCGACTTGATCATCATCCCCGACACCTTCACGGCGCCGGAGGTAAGCTCAATCGCGCTGGGCAAGGTCGAGAATGCGTGGATGGCCGCGCCGGGTCTGATTGCCCACGAGGGGGTGCTTGACCTGGCCGAACTGGCCAAATACCCCATGCTGGTCCAAGGCAAGAAATCAGGATCGGGCTTGTTCGTGAACAAATGGCTTCGCACCTTAGGTATCGATCTGCCCAAGACACTTTCGTCAGACAGCCTTACGGCCATGCTCGGCCTGACCGCAGCGGGGCTCGGGGTGACCTATCTGCCACTGGAATGCTTTCGACCGCTGGTGGATGAAGGCAAATTGACCATCATCCGTACCAACCCTGAGCTGCCACCGGTGCCGTACATGGCCATGTATCGCAATGATCGTCCTTCTGCGTTCATGACCGAGGTGGCGGCACTGGCGGTGGAGCTGTGTGACTTCACTCGGCAATTGCAGCGCTGA
- a CDS encoding lysylphosphatidylglycerol synthase domain-containing protein: MTTTSQSAPEASPNSKSKSKSKSKSSKWVWAKRGMTVLCFILVPVLVFMLVKNLDWQEVKHALGSYKMSTLLIGAGIVAASYLTFASYDVLAKRYIGHDVPNRQVLPLAFVCYAFNLNLGSWVGGIALRYRLYSKLGLDATAITKIVSLCLITNWLGYLFVAGTLFAMGLPALPEGFKIGSTGLQIIGVVIILLGLAYLAACRFSKKRTWTIRKQEILLPSFKMALTQACLGALNWSLMGLLVWSLLPDKVGYPTILAILLISSIAGVITHIPAGLGVLETIFITLLQGQYSKGALLAALIAYRALYFLLPLAIACVVYLILEKKTRSIEKHREADASNDTP, translated from the coding sequence ATGACGACTACCTCGCAGAGCGCACCGGAAGCTTCGCCAAACTCGAAGTCGAAGTCGAAGTCGAAATCGAAATCGAGCAAATGGGTGTGGGCCAAGCGCGGCATGACCGTGTTGTGCTTCATTCTGGTCCCGGTGCTGGTGTTCATGCTGGTGAAGAACCTCGACTGGCAGGAGGTGAAGCACGCGCTCGGTTCCTACAAGATGAGCACCTTGCTGATCGGGGCCGGTATCGTCGCGGCGAGTTACCTGACCTTCGCCAGCTATGACGTGCTGGCCAAGCGTTACATCGGCCACGACGTGCCCAATCGGCAGGTGCTGCCACTGGCATTTGTCTGCTACGCGTTCAATCTCAACTTGGGTTCATGGGTGGGCGGGATCGCCTTGCGTTACCGGCTGTACTCCAAGCTGGGCCTGGATGCCACGGCGATTACCAAGATCGTAAGCCTGTGCCTGATCACCAACTGGCTGGGCTACCTGTTCGTTGCCGGTACGCTGTTCGCCATGGGCCTGCCGGCACTTCCCGAGGGCTTCAAGATCGGTAGCACCGGGCTGCAGATTATCGGCGTGGTGATCATCCTGCTGGGGCTGGCGTACCTGGCGGCCTGCCGCTTTTCGAAGAAGCGCACTTGGACCATTCGCAAGCAGGAGATCCTTCTACCCTCGTTCAAAATGGCGCTGACCCAGGCCTGCCTGGGTGCGTTGAACTGGAGTTTGATGGGTCTGCTGGTGTGGTCGTTGCTGCCGGATAAAGTGGGTTACCCGACCATTCTCGCAATCCTGCTGATCAGCAGCATCGCCGGAGTCATCACGCACATTCCAGCGGGCTTGGGTGTGCTCGAAACCATCTTCATCACCTTGTTGCAGGGCCAGTACTCCAAGGGTGCGCTGCTGGCGGCATTGATCGCTTATCGCGCGCTGTACTTCCTCCTGCCGCTGGCGATTGCCTGCGTGGTGTACTTGATATTGGAAAAGAAGACACGGTCGATCGAAAAACACCGGGAAGCGGATGCGAGCAACGATACCCCGTAG
- a CDS encoding endonuclease/exonuclease/phosphatase family protein, translating to MTTPNPQPLPQDAVAVTSLHILTVNTHKGFSPLNRRFVLPELREAVRTLGADVVFLQEVLGMHRSHGQRYDNWSDVPQYEFLADSMWPVYAYGRNAVYPDGDHGNALLSKFPIVRHENLDVSVTGTEERGLLHSVLDVPGHGEVHTICVHLGLRESQRQQQLTLLCRLLDSLDPAAAVIVAGDFNDWRVRADEALAGCHMTEVFVEAFGSAAKTFPARLPLLRLDRIYIRNATAHMPKVLSRKPWSHLSDHVPLAVEVRL from the coding sequence ATGACCACCCCCAATCCTCAGCCGTTACCCCAGGACGCTGTGGCGGTAACCTCCCTGCATATTCTGACGGTGAATACCCACAAGGGCTTCAGCCCGCTGAACCGGCGCTTCGTGCTGCCCGAGTTGCGCGAGGCCGTGCGGACGCTGGGCGCCGATGTCGTGTTCCTGCAGGAAGTGCTCGGGATGCATCGCTCCCATGGCCAGCGCTACGACAACTGGTCGGACGTTCCCCAATACGAGTTCCTGGCCGACAGCATGTGGCCGGTGTACGCCTACGGCCGCAATGCGGTGTACCCCGATGGCGATCACGGCAATGCGCTGCTGTCGAAATTCCCCATCGTGCGCCACGAGAACCTCGACGTCAGCGTCACCGGAACCGAGGAACGTGGTCTGCTGCATTCGGTTCTCGACGTGCCCGGGCACGGCGAAGTGCACACCATCTGCGTGCACCTGGGGCTGCGTGAGAGCCAGCGCCAGCAGCAGCTGACATTGCTGTGCCGCTTGCTCGACAGCCTCGACCCCGCCGCGGCCGTCATCGTTGCCGGCGATTTCAACGACTGGCGCGTGCGCGCCGACGAAGCCCTGGCCGGCTGCCACATGACCGAAGTGTTCGTCGAAGCCTTCGGCAGCGCGGCCAAGACGTTCCCGGCGCGGCTGCCGCTGCTCAGGCTCGACCGTATCTACATTCGCAACGCGACGGCCCACATGCCCAAGGTGCTGTCGCGCAAACCCTGGTCCCATCTTTCCGATCATGTGCCCCTCGCAGTGGAGGTTCGCCTATGA
- a CDS encoding aldo/keto reductase — protein MKYVKLGNTGLDISRLCLGCMTFGEPDAGTHPWTLGEDASRPIIKHAVEQGINFFDTANSYSAGTSEVIVGKLLKEFTRREETVIATKVFFPANMWEGSNKPNEQGLSRKAIMASIDASLQRLGTDYVDLYQIHRWDYHTPIEETMEALHDVVKAGKARYIGASSMYAWQFAKAQQVAASHGWSRFVSMQNYLNLIYREEEREMIPLCLDQGVGLMPWSPMARGRLTRPHGVQTERTRTDISGQSFYAATEAEDGKVIDMVEQIAQERGVPMAQVALAWVLNKRGVSAPIVGASKAAQLDDALAALQLSLSEEETARLEQPYVPHAVTGFS, from the coding sequence ATGAAATACGTCAAGCTGGGCAACACCGGCCTGGACATCTCCCGCTTGTGCCTGGGCTGCATGACCTTCGGCGAGCCCGACGCCGGTACCCACCCCTGGACCCTGGGCGAAGACGCCAGCCGGCCGATCATCAAGCACGCGGTGGAGCAGGGCATCAACTTCTTCGACACGGCCAACAGTTACTCGGCCGGTACGTCCGAGGTCATTGTCGGCAAGTTGCTCAAGGAGTTCACTCGCCGCGAAGAAACCGTGATCGCCACCAAGGTGTTCTTCCCGGCCAACATGTGGGAGGGCTCGAACAAGCCCAACGAACAGGGCCTGTCGCGCAAGGCAATCATGGCCAGCATCGATGCCAGCCTGCAGCGCCTGGGCACCGACTACGTCGACCTGTACCAGATTCACCGCTGGGACTACCACACGCCGATCGAAGAGACCATGGAAGCACTGCACGACGTGGTCAAAGCCGGCAAGGCGCGCTACATCGGTGCCTCGTCGATGTACGCCTGGCAGTTCGCCAAGGCCCAGCAGGTCGCGGCCAGCCACGGCTGGAGCCGCTTCGTCTCGATGCAGAACTACCTCAACCTGATCTATCGCGAAGAAGAGCGCGAGATGATTCCGCTGTGCCTGGACCAGGGCGTGGGCCTGATGCCCTGGAGCCCGATGGCACGCGGCAGGTTGACCCGTCCGCACGGCGTGCAAACCGAACGCACCCGTACCGACATTTCCGGCCAGTCGTTCTATGCCGCCACCGAGGCCGAGGATGGCAAGGTCATCGATATGGTCGAGCAGATCGCCCAGGAGCGTGGCGTGCCCATGGCCCAGGTTGCGCTGGCCTGGGTGTTGAACAAGCGCGGCGTATCGGCGCCGATCGTCGGTGCTTCCAAGGCTGCGCAGCTGGACGATGCCCTGGCCGCGTTGCAGCTGTCGTTGAGCGAAGAGGAAACGGCGCGGCTGGAACAGCCCTATGTACCCCATGCGGTGACCGGGTTTTCCTGA
- a CDS encoding NAD(P)-binding domain-containing protein — translation MRIGIIGAGEVGLTYARPWAAAGHEVVLCDLKPSTAATAFAEQSGQDIRASVAELAPDCDVVVSCVFGTVSLVVAEQALAHMARDTLYVDMTTADPALIRTAADSAAQRGIGYVDVAILGAIALTHAKTNLLGAGTGIDRALTLFSGIDAPLKPVEEGAAGDAAALKILRSVFTKGLEALTIECFMAAEKQGVSEKLHDALSDIDQASLRDFLGALIRTHVLHAPRRLKEVEEAERQLLAADMPVAVLPGVKALFKRTADQIAVQPIDSASPTLPQAFEWLFKVNDVSR, via the coding sequence ATGAGAATTGGAATAATCGGTGCGGGCGAAGTCGGGCTGACCTATGCACGTCCCTGGGCTGCGGCCGGACATGAAGTGGTCCTGTGCGACTTGAAGCCATCCACTGCCGCGACAGCGTTTGCAGAACAGTCAGGCCAGGACATCCGCGCATCGGTGGCCGAGCTCGCGCCGGACTGCGATGTCGTGGTGTCGTGTGTGTTCGGCACCGTCTCGCTGGTCGTGGCCGAGCAGGCCCTTGCACACATGGCCAGGGATACGCTTTACGTGGATATGACCACCGCCGATCCCGCCCTGATCAGAACCGCCGCCGACTCTGCCGCGCAGCGTGGTATCGGTTACGTTGATGTGGCGATCCTTGGGGCCATCGCCCTGACTCACGCAAAGACCAATCTGCTGGGTGCGGGTACGGGTATCGATCGGGCGCTGACGTTGTTCTCAGGCATTGACGCACCGCTCAAACCGGTCGAGGAGGGCGCGGCCGGCGATGCTGCGGCGCTGAAGATCCTCAGAAGCGTGTTCACCAAGGGTTTGGAAGCCTTGACCATCGAATGTTTCATGGCGGCGGAGAAACAGGGTGTCAGCGAGAAGCTGCACGATGCATTGAGCGATATCGACCAGGCAAGCCTGCGTGATTTCCTCGGCGCCCTGATCCGCACCCACGTACTGCATGCACCGCGGCGTTTGAAGGAGGTCGAGGAAGCGGAGCGGCAACTGCTGGCCGCAGACATGCCAGTCGCTGTGTTGCCGGGCGTGAAGGCGTTGTTCAAACGTACCGCTGACCAGATCGCCGTGCAGCCGATCGACAGCGCTTCCCCTACCTTGCCGCAGGCCTTCGAGTGGCTGTTCAAAGTCAACGACGTATCCAGGTAG
- a CDS encoding LysR family transcriptional regulator — MFDWEDLRHFAAFVRAGSLASAAKALAVDHATVARRIASLESALNLKLVDRRSRAYVLTHQGLRIAEFAEQMSASSFALEHYAGADQPDVQGEVVLSAPPVLLGSLIAPHAGTLLVQHPALSLRLVGTKSRTSLARREADVAVSLARPLESTLVASLLGHLDYALYASPAYLAQAAKPRFIGYDASQAKSIQHRWLVEQAKGGDFVLCSNDLRVQALAAAGAAGIVCLPAFIAAEHGLQRVDPEADTLNIEVWMAFHEDVRATPRIQAVGEFVRTCMAVLPRL, encoded by the coding sequence ATGTTCGACTGGGAAGATCTGAGGCACTTTGCGGCCTTCGTGCGAGCTGGCTCGCTGGCGTCGGCGGCCAAGGCGCTGGCGGTGGACCATGCCACCGTGGCCCGGCGTATTGCTTCACTGGAAAGCGCGCTCAACCTCAAACTGGTCGATCGTCGGTCTCGCGCGTACGTGCTGACGCACCAGGGCCTGCGGATTGCCGAGTTCGCCGAGCAGATGAGCGCTTCTTCGTTTGCCCTGGAGCACTACGCCGGCGCCGATCAACCGGACGTGCAGGGCGAAGTGGTGCTGTCGGCGCCGCCGGTGTTGCTGGGCAGCCTGATTGCGCCCCATGCCGGTACCTTGCTGGTGCAGCACCCGGCGCTGTCGCTGCGTTTGGTGGGCACCAAGTCGCGGACCTCGCTGGCGCGCCGGGAGGCGGACGTGGCGGTCAGCCTGGCGCGGCCGCTGGAGTCGACGCTGGTGGCCAGTCTGCTCGGGCACCTGGATTATGCGCTGTACGCTAGCCCTGCCTACTTGGCGCAGGCAGCGAAGCCGCGGTTCATCGGCTACGACGCTTCGCAAGCCAAATCCATCCAGCATCGCTGGCTGGTGGAGCAGGCCAAGGGTGGTGACTTCGTGCTGTGCAGCAATGACCTGCGCGTGCAGGCGCTGGCTGCTGCCGGCGCGGCGGGTATCGTCTGCCTGCCGGCGTTCATCGCCGCCGAACATGGCCTGCAACGGGTCGACCCTGAGGCGGACACCTTGAACATCGAAGTCTGGATGGCGTTCCACGAAGACGTGCGCGCCACGCCACGCATCCAGGCGGTCGGCGAATTCGTGCGCACCTGCATGGCCGTGCTGCCGCGCTTGTGA
- a CDS encoding hybrid sensor histidine kinase/response regulator, with translation MLSLLRDPLPELKMTDPFPFSRGGMSEQVRCHDWAATPLGPIPSWPAALRIAVDMLLASRFPGCLAWGPERIMLYNDAFAPLLTGKSPALGVALHIVWSEVWDEIEPILARAFEGEATYIENFPLVIERNDKAEQAYFTFCYSPVRDEHGTIVGMLDTVIETTGTVQAREKAEQAAEDFEREAMARTAERNRFWDLSSDIMLVTSRRLEVTAINPAWSRVLGWNTEELLGRHAVDLIHPDDHDSVALAMVPLFHGERLHDMTCRLRHRDGSYRWIAWAAVPTDDSFHSVGRDVTEERERALMLQQVEEQLRHSLKMEAVGQLTGGLAHDFNNLLTGISASLELLRQRVEQGRIGELKRYIDAAQGASARAATLTHRLLAFSRRQTLAPRAVEPRVLIADLEDLIRQTLGPSIEFTAQSDDDVWWVRVDANQLESALLNLCINARDAMPEGGSLWLRARNHHQFARARTENDLQPGQYVCLSVTDSGTGMDPQTVARVFDPFFTTKPLGQGTGLGLSMVYGFVRQSGGQIRVDSTPGQGTAMHLFLPRHEGQQVTALPVVSGPVLDTEATGETIVLIDDEGTLRQMVGEALREKGYRVLEAANGVEGLSLVQGGVKADLLITDIGLPGGLDGRQVADAAWSIEPNLKVLFITGYADQAVDTDTLPTAGSHVLTKPFTLEHLSYTVRSMLTRR, from the coding sequence ATGCTATCGTTGCTGCGCGATCCACTGCCTGAGTTGAAGATGACCGACCCGTTTCCCTTTTCCCGCGGTGGCATGAGCGAGCAAGTGCGCTGCCACGACTGGGCTGCGACACCGCTGGGGCCGATCCCCAGCTGGCCCGCCGCCCTGCGCATCGCCGTCGACATGTTGCTGGCCTCGCGCTTTCCTGGCTGCCTGGCGTGGGGACCCGAGCGCATCATGCTGTACAACGATGCGTTCGCGCCCCTGCTGACCGGCAAGTCGCCGGCGCTGGGGGTTGCGCTGCACATCGTCTGGAGCGAAGTGTGGGACGAGATCGAACCGATCCTGGCGCGAGCCTTCGAAGGTGAAGCGACCTACATCGAGAACTTCCCCCTGGTCATCGAGCGCAACGACAAAGCCGAGCAGGCGTATTTTACGTTCTGCTACAGCCCGGTGCGCGACGAGCACGGCACCATCGTCGGTATGCTCGACACCGTCATCGAAACCACTGGCACCGTGCAAGCCAGGGAAAAAGCCGAACAGGCCGCCGAAGATTTCGAACGTGAAGCCATGGCACGTACGGCCGAACGCAACCGATTCTGGGACCTCTCGTCCGACATCATGCTGGTGACCAGCCGCAGGCTGGAAGTCACTGCCATCAACCCTGCCTGGTCGAGAGTACTGGGCTGGAACACCGAAGAGCTGCTCGGCCGCCACGCCGTCGATCTGATCCACCCCGACGACCACGATTCGGTAGCGTTGGCGATGGTGCCGCTGTTTCACGGCGAGCGCCTGCATGACATGACTTGCCGGTTGCGCCACCGTGATGGCAGTTATCGCTGGATTGCCTGGGCGGCGGTGCCCACCGATGATTCGTTTCACTCCGTTGGACGCGACGTCACCGAGGAGCGCGAACGCGCGCTGATGTTGCAGCAGGTCGAAGAGCAGTTGCGCCACAGCCTCAAGATGGAAGCGGTCGGGCAGTTGACCGGCGGCCTGGCCCACGACTTCAACAACCTGCTGACCGGCATCAGTGCCAGCCTGGAGTTGCTCCGCCAACGCGTCGAACAGGGCCGTATCGGCGAGCTCAAGCGCTACATCGACGCCGCGCAGGGAGCCTCTGCCCGGGCTGCGACCCTGACCCATCGCCTGCTGGCCTTCTCGCGCCGGCAGACGCTGGCGCCGCGTGCCGTCGAACCCAGGGTGCTGATCGCCGACCTCGAAGACCTGATCCGCCAGACCCTGGGCCCGAGCATCGAATTCACTGCCCAGAGCGACGACGATGTGTGGTGGGTCCGAGTGGACGCCAACCAGCTGGAAAGTGCACTGCTCAACCTGTGCATCAACGCTCGCGATGCCATGCCCGAGGGCGGCAGCCTATGGTTGCGTGCGCGCAATCACCATCAGTTCGCTCGGGCGCGCACCGAGAACGATTTGCAACCGGGTCAGTACGTGTGCCTGAGCGTGACCGACAGCGGCACCGGTATGGACCCGCAGACCGTGGCACGGGTGTTCGATCCGTTCTTCACCACCAAGCCATTGGGGCAGGGCACGGGGCTGGGCTTGTCGATGGTCTACGGCTTCGTGCGCCAGTCCGGCGGGCAGATCCGCGTCGACTCCACGCCTGGGCAGGGCACGGCCATGCATCTGTTCCTGCCACGACACGAAGGCCAACAGGTCACCGCGTTGCCTGTAGTGAGTGGACCTGTGCTGGATACCGAAGCCACAGGTGAAACCATCGTGCTGATCGACGACGAAGGCACGCTGCGGCAAATGGTCGGCGAGGCGCTGCGGGAAAAAGGCTATCGAGTGCTGGAGGCAGCGAATGGCGTCGAAGGCTTGTCGCTGGTGCAGGGCGGGGTGAAGGCCGACCTGCTGATCACCGACATCGGCTTGCCGGGCGGGCTGGACGGCCGCCAGGTCGCGGATGCCGCCTGGTCGATCGAGCCGAACTTGAAGGTGTTGTTCATCACTGGCTATGCAGATCAGGCGGTGGACACCGATACGCTGCCCACCGCCGGGTCCCACGTGCTGACCAAGCCGTTTACCCTGGAGCACCTGTCCTACACCGTCCGCTCGATGTTGACCAGGCGTTAG
- a CDS encoding RraA family protein — protein MTAVLVTSERDELVTAFARTSTSIISDCLDRLPGAALRPFHRIEGTMAGIALTVKVAQGDNRAIHQALELLEPGHVLVVDGGGDISRALMGDIMAAIAEKRGAAGVVVDGAIRDLATLGKGSFPMFARAGIHLGPYKNGPGDINVPVSIDGMIVSPGDFVVGDHDGIVAFAPSRAAALLRDCHATERKEAEMLAQIAAGTYKGAYAAH, from the coding sequence ATGACCGCAGTACTTGTTACATCCGAACGTGACGAACTGGTCACCGCGTTTGCTCGAACCTCGACCTCGATCATCAGTGACTGCCTGGATCGCCTGCCCGGCGCAGCCTTGAGGCCTTTCCACAGGATCGAAGGCACCATGGCCGGCATTGCGCTGACGGTGAAAGTCGCTCAAGGCGATAACCGTGCGATTCATCAGGCCCTGGAGTTGCTCGAGCCGGGCCACGTGCTGGTGGTCGATGGTGGTGGCGACATCAGCCGTGCCTTGATGGGCGACATCATGGCCGCAATTGCCGAAAAACGAGGTGCTGCCGGGGTGGTGGTCGACGGTGCGATCCGTGACCTGGCAACCTTGGGCAAAGGTTCATTTCCCATGTTCGCGCGAGCCGGTATCCACTTGGGCCCGTACAAGAACGGACCGGGTGACATAAACGTTCCGGTCAGCATCGACGGGATGATCGTATCGCCAGGTGACTTCGTGGTGGGTGACCACGACGGTATCGTCGCTTTCGCCCCTTCTCGCGCCGCAGCGCTGTTGCGCGACTGCCATGCGACTGAACGCAAAGAAGCTGAAATGCTGGCGCAGATCGCTGCAGGAACCTACAAGGGCGCCTACGCCGCTCACTGA